TAGCTCGTCTCGGAGAATCTCTACAGGCATGGCTTACCGCCTCACTGCGTGTGGTCGGGACTGAAAACGTAGGGGTACGTTTAGCACACAGACCCTTATCATTATTGTTCAAGAATTGGGCAGCAAGTGATGTGCCAGTCACTCCTCTTCTTGAGCTAAAAGATTCAGTCTTAGATCTATTAGCCTTTTGATGCCGCGAGTGACATGCGCTTCTGCCAGAGCGCCGGCCAGGTTCGTGTCGCCAGCAACGATCGCGTCCGCAATTGCTCGATGCTCTTGTTGCACCGCTTCGGGACTTTGTGCCCCCTCGATAGGGATCCAGAGCAGTTCTCCAATTTCAGCCTGCAGGCTCATTTCTGCATGGGTGAGCCTTACAGACTGTGCGGCCACGGCAATCTCGATATGGAAGCGAGCATCCGCACGGCGCCTTTCCAGTCGAGTCGAAGCTTCACCTAACGCGCTGATGTAGTGCTCCAGACGTGTGTGGTGCTCCGGTGCAGAGCGCTTGGCGGCCAGTCGTGCTGCGGTGCCGGAAATTGCAATATGTTCATCGCAAAGGTCGCGCAGTTCCAGGGCACTCATTTCGGTGAGGCGGGAGAAGAGTAGTTCCTCCGAGATTTCCACAGGCGGGCATACAAAGCTGCCGCCGTTGCGACCCCGACGGGTTTCAATCACTCCGCGCTCGCGAAGGTAAGCCAGGGCCTCCCGAAGGGTCACTGTTGCAACGCCGAACTGCATTGCTAGCTCACTTTCGCTGGGCAGTTGTTCGCCTTCGGCAAAGAGGCCGAGGTCAATGACTTCAATCAGGCGGCGCACTACTTCTTCGGTTCGCCCTTCCTGGCGCAGCCGCATAAAGGAGGCTGTACGTGCACTCGTAGTTTCGTTCATACCTATATCTGTTGGCCCGAAGCGCTCTCACCTACTGCCAGGTGACAATCCTCTTCTGCCAATCCTCCGTCTGTTTGCGCCCAACGCGCGTGGCAATTTACCAGAGTTACTGCCTCTCACGCCCTTATAACCTCTTTCCAGATGTTTTGATTGTTCTAGTCAGCAAAAAAAGGCCGCCCCGTGAGGTAGCGGCCTTAAGAAGCTCGCCGGGTGACGGCGAGCTTCGACCAGCTGAGCGCAGGGTGAGGGCTGCGGTCAGTTGTCCCCGAACGGATAGGCCAAGGACGGCATCCATTTGCGCCAGATCTGTTCCAGTTGCCCGTTGGTTTTCACGGCCGCAAGAGCTTCATTGACCTGGGCAAGGAGCTGCCCATTCCCTTTCTTAACCGCGATACCCCATTTGTTCTGCGTTGGTACGCTGAATGCGATCGCCAGGTCTGCTTCTTTCGCGAGTGGTACCAGGGCCACGTCATCGTCGACAAAGGCGTCGATTGTGCCGTCTCGGAGGGCCTGAACCATGTCGCCCAGAACGTCGTCGCTGTCGCCGCCAAAGGGAACGCAGATGCAGTCGGCGAAGGTTTCGGCCAGCGCCATGTTCAAGCTATTGGCAATCGCTCCAACCCTTTTGCCCGCCAGGTCGGCCGGACTCCGAACAGTGCTTCCGCGCAACACCATCACGGCCTCGTCGAAGATCGCGTAGGGTTCGGTGAAGTCGGCCAGGGTTTTCCGATACTCGGAGATACCTTGGCCACACAGGATCACTTCGCCTTGGTCAGCTTGCAGCGCCGGATAGAAGTCAGCCCAGTTGTGGTAGGCGAAACTGAAAGGGAGTCCCAGAGTGTTCGCCAGCAGACGACCGAGATCCGATTCATAGCCATGCCGATAGCCCTTATCGTCCTTCCAGAACAGGGGCGGGGCCGGCAGGTCGGCGCAGATGATCCGGAACTCTTGCAGGGTGTCTTTGTTGACCAGGTTCATGGCAGGTAGTCCAGATACATTTTGCGTTCCCAGTCGGTGACAACGCCGCAGGAGCGGGCCCACTCGTCTGCCTTCAGATCGCGATACAGCTTGCTCATCTCAGTGGGAAGGGCGGAGCGGATTACTTCGTCCTGATCGAACGCCTGGACTGCTTCGCCCAGCGTCAGCGGCAGGCGTCCGGAGGCGCTGCCGCCTTCCACATAGCTGTCCTTGCTCTCGGACTGGCCCGGGTCGATCTTGTTGCGCAGGCCGTCGAGCATGGCCGTCAGCAGCAGGGTGTGGGACAGGTACGGGTTCACGCTGGCATCGGGGAGCTTGTATTCCAGGCGGCCATTGGCGGAGAGGCGAACGGTACAGGTCTTGTTGTCCATACCCCAGTTGATGCGGGTCGGAGCAAACTGCCCGGTGTCCCAGAAGCGCTTATAGGAGTTCACGGTCGAGGCCATGATCATCATGGAGCCCGGAGCGTGGGACAGCATGCCGCCGAGGGCGTGCAGGCCGATTTCGGTCAGGTGTAGTTCGCGGCGGCCTGGTTCGGCCAGGGCGTTGTGATCGCCTTTCCACAGGCTGACGTTGTGGTGGCAGCCATTACCCATGCTGCCGGTGCTCGGCTTCGGCATGAAGCTGGCGGTTACGCCGAACTCACGTGCTACCTGACGGCAGATCAGGCGGTAGGTCATCAGACGGTCTGCGGTCAGCTCGCAGGAGTCGAACATCCAGTTCAGCTCGAGCTGGCCCGGATCCTCGTAGTCGCCTTCGATCATGTCGAGGCCCATGGCGGTCGAGTACTCCATGACGCGCTTGTAGATCGGGCGCATCAGCTCGAGGTTGCCCAGGTGGTAGGCAGGACTCGCGCCCGGGCGCACCTGCACTTCCAGCTTCTCGCCGAACCAGGTCATTTCGGGCTCGCAACCCGATTTCAGGCGCATGCCAGTTTCTTTGATGAAGGCTTCGTGAGTACGGATCAGGTGGCCGCGCGCGTCGGTCGCCAGGGGGGCTCCGCCGTTCTCGATGCGGTGATCCGGCTCGTACAGGCGGCAGAAGAAGGAACCGATGGAACGATCCCAGGGCAGTACCTGGAAGCTGTCGATGTCCGGCAGGGCGGTGAATTCAGCAGCTTGAGCGCCGCCGCCGAGCAGCTCGCCAGAGCGGGAGGTTTGCAGGTCGGAGATTGCGGTGCGGTGGAACTGCACGCCTTTCTCGAGGTTGCGGAGGAGATGCTTGGCCGGGACAACCTTGGCGATGACGCGACCGGAAAGGGTGACCACTTGGTAGTAGAGATACTCCACGCCGGCATCGCGAATGCGAGCCGCAAGCTCCTGCGCTGAGCTGGAGCTGGTGTTGTGTTCTCGGTGAAGGTCTAGCGCTGTCATTCGAGTTCTCCTCTGGCGCAGCGTTCGCAAGGCTCTGCAGCTGCTTGATTCTTGTTACCCCCTGCTCTAACGGCTTTCGGTGAGTGCCTGGCAGGGACGATTTAAATTTAAAATATGGTTTTATATCTTTCAACTGATTTTTTTCCCACGACCGATGAATGGGGCATCTTTTCTTGGGGTGGTCGAGAGAGGGGAGCGGACACGCGTGGTCGCGGCTGCAGTGCGCGAGGGATTCAAGTTGACGGCGGCGAAGCGGGGGGATGCGCCCTCCTAGGAAGAGGGCACGGAACGGCAATGGCAGGCGGAATCAGCGCTGGGCATGCTTCCGGAAGAAAGATGCAGCCCAGTTGGCTATCTGACTGCTGTCCACTTCAAGGCATTCGATGCTATCCAAAGCACCTTCGGAGACCGCATCCGGCAGCAGTGAGCCACGGAACTTGGTCGCCAAAGCCCGGATGTAGTCAGCGGTGAACTCGGGGTGGTACTGCACCGAGAGAGCGGGGAAATCATATGCCAGCACACCATTTCGGCAATGAGAGGAGCCCCCTATGCATACTGAGTCCGGCGGCAGCGTGGTGACCTGGTCTTGGTGGAAGATGTAGGACGCCGCCGCCTTCGGGCCAGCGTCGTTCACATACTCGTAGAGCTGTGCTCCAACGCCCCATCCTTGCTTGGCCTTTGTGGTTTGGCCACCGTACGCGTCGGCCATTATCTGGTGGCCGAAACAGATACCGAAGACGGGAATTTGCAGCGCCTTAAGCTCCTGCAGGAACTCCATGAGGCTCAGCATCCAGGGAGCTCGCTCGTACGCACTGTATTTTGAGCCCGAAAGGATGTAACCGTCATACGTGTGGGGCGAGGGGAGGGCTTCACCCTGTACCGGAGAAACGTAGGTGAACGTCGCCTCAGGCAGGAATGGCGCAATCCAGCGTTCGATCATTGCAGGGTACGAGCCGAAATCATCTGCTAGGTCGGCGGGGGTCTGTCCATTCTCGAGAATGCAGATATTGAGTGCTTTAGATGTCATGGTTCACCTTCTGCCAGCTTGCAAGCAACAACCGTGCTTGATGCTGGCGTGGCTGCGCACAGGTCGATAACCGGCCTCTGCATCACAAACTAAGACGCCGCCCAACGCGTTCACGAGGGGGCGGCGCGTAGGCTCACGATTTTCAGAGGGCCGACAGGATTTCCTTGGCCCACTGCATGGCGATATCACCGGGCAGCTCACCGCTGGATGCATCGTGCAGGCCGCGTTCACCTACTTGCAGTCCGCCCAATGCAATCAACTGCTCAGCGATGATCTCGCTGCCACGGTTGTAGGTGGCATAGAAGCTGTCACCCAGCCCGAAGACTGCGAAGCGCAGACCCTTGAGATCAGGCTTTTCGCTGTTGAGGGCAGCAAAGAATGGCTGAGCGGAGTTTGGAAGCTCGCCGTCACCGTAGGTAGAGCAGACGATGATGTAGAAAGTTTCCGCAGTCAGTTCACTTGCCTGGAATTTGGACATGTCTGCTGCCGAGATATCTACCTCGTGGGCCAGTGCATCTACGATGTCGTCTGCGACCATTTCCGCGTTGCCGGTCTCGGTGCCGAAGAGGACTTGAATTTTCATTATTGGACTCCCGGGGTGTTCTCTTGAGCGATGCTCAACATGTCGAATTTGTTTCTTACTTTCCGCCGAACTCGTCCGCCGGGAGCGCTTTGCAGCTCTTCGGCGTCGATGCGTTTCCAGTCCTCGTAGCTGACCAGATGGGTCTTCACGTTATCGGGGATTGCGATGAAGCCCGGTTTGCCGATAGGGAGGGTACCTTCGGCTACGGCATGAACGATTGCGTCAGCGACTCGCTTGGAATCGGCTCGGTTCTCCGGGATCGTTCCGCGCGGGCCTCTCCTAAACCAGCCGGCACAGTAGAGGCCGCGATCCAGAAGCCCAGCATCGATGTCCGCCGTAGCTCCGGAAAGTGCGTCTCGACTGAGATCGGTCTCGGGGCGCTCCTGGAAGCCGATGGCCGTAATCACGCTGTCGGCTTTCAGCCGGAGACGCTTATCAGCACCGTCGACAGAAATGAAGGTGATTGCCTGGACGTTATCCTCCCCATGAATTTCCTCCGGGATCCAGCCGAAGTGGAAGGTTACGGTTTTATGCTGTGGCCCCGGCTTGCTCTCGGTGTCCCGCAGCGACAGGATCGCTTCGATCTTCGCGTGTTCTTGCGGGCTCGCTGCTGCAGTTAGTGCTGAGCCCGACCCGATTTCGAATCGAACGTTGTTCAGCTTCGCCAGCTCTTTGATCATTACAGTGTCGAACTTGGCGAGGGCTGCCGGCGAGCGGCCGACGATGTCGATGGACTCCACCGGATCGGTTAGCAGGTGCGCCAGGGACTCTTCCGAGATGTCCGAGCCCTCGAATTCGTCATGAGACTTGGCGAATAGTCGCAACAGGTCGATGGCAACATTGCCATTTCCCACGATCACGGTTCGCTTGCCGAGGAGGGGGGCGAAACCAATTTCGTCGGGATGGTCATTGAGCAAGCGCGTCATACGGCCCGCGCCGTATACCTGCTCCAGGCTATCGCCGGGGATGCCCAACTTCCGATCGCCATAGAGCCCGGTCGCCAGCACCACGATGTCGTAGGCTTGACGAAGGTCGTCCAACGACAAGTCTTTGCCGATTTCCAGATTGCCTATGAAGCGAATGTTTTCTCGCTCGAACAGGCGCTCGAATTGCCGGGTGACCGCCTTGGTGCCGGGGTGATCAGGAGCGACTCCGTACCGTACGAGTCCATATGGAACGGGTAGTCGATCGAGCATCACGATTTCGGATTCCGGCCACTCTTTGCGGAGGGCCTGTGCTACGTAGCAACCCGAGGGCCCCGTGCCGACTATCGCCACAGTTGGATTGGCCATTGTCAGATGCCTCGATCGAACTTGAGCGGCATTGTGATTGCGCCGGTGTTGCCGCTATCCGGCAGCCACTTCACTTCGCCGTTGTAAGCGGGGTTATGCAGTCGCTGCGCAAGCAAGCTCAGCGCTTCGGTCATGTCGCCACGTGCAATGAAGTGGCCGATGCAATGGTGGGCCCCTGCACCGAAGCCGAAGTGAGGTTGGCGTTTGGCGGTGATATCGAAGCCTGGATTCTCGAACGCGTTCGGGTCAGTGCCGGCGGCTTGGCTGAACAGGTGGACGGTGGTGCCTTTCTTGATGTCCAGACCTTGGTAGTTGAAGTCTTCCAGGGCTTCGCGGGTGACCCAGGTAACGGTGGGGCGCACACGCATGACCTCTTCGACTGCCGCACGCGCGAGGTCGGGTTGCTCGCCAAGTAGCTTCCACTGTTCGGGATGCTGGACGAATGTGTCCATGGCTAGAGCGATCTGATTTCGGGTGGTGTCGATGCCGCCGAAGATGGCGAGAATGATCATGTCGTACAGCTCTTGGTCGCTCAGAGCTGCTTTGTCTTCCTCGTTGGCCTTTACCAACATGCTGAGGAAGTCGTCACCCAGGCCGTTTTGCTTCAGGGTCTCCACGGCCATTTTTGCGTAGCCGTACATCTTGTCGGTAGCAGCGTTGATCTTGGCTTCGTCCTGCTTGAACGTCACGCCCAGAGCAAGGCCCATATCGACGGCCAGCTCGGCCAAGCCGCGCCACTCACTGCGCGGCAGGCCGAGTAGCGAGCAGATGACCTGGGTGGCATAGGGCTCGGAGAACTGGGACACGAACTCGCATTGACCAGCATCGATGAAGCTGTCGATGAGCTCATTGGCCATGTCCTGGAATTCGGGGGTCATCTTCCGCACCAGCTTGGGGGAGAAGGCGGGATTCGCCAGACGACGGAGGCGGGAGTGATCAGCGCCTTCGCGGCTCAGCAGCATGCGCACCCACCAGTCCGCGAAACTACCGGTCGCCTTGTTATGGGCTGGCCAGGCATAGCTGCCCTGGCGGAGGCGCTGATCGCGGATCAGGGCGTTCACCTCGTCATAACGCAGTACTGCTATTCCATACGGAGTGCGAGCAAACCAACTCTTTGCCCGCGCTTCCGCGACCGCTTGGGAGCGCATGGAGAAAGACGGGTCAGCCACATCAAGGTAAGGCGCAGCCTCGAGCGTAGTTGGGGCACTGGATGACATTTGGACACCTCCGATTCTTGTTAAAGGCTTCTGGGGGGCTTTCTTACAGGCCATCCCCAGGCTCAGCGCTACGCCATTTATTCCTTCCCCGCTCACCTCTGTCTGCTAATCACGGGGAGGTTGGACGACTTCAATTTAAAATATGGTTTTATATCTTTCAACAGGATTTTTGCATCCGCTTGTCTGGAATGGTGAGGTGAGTCGTGGGGTTGTGGCGTTCAGAAGGCCCATTGAGTAGGGGTTTTGCGGATCCGTCGCAGAGGGATTGGCATGAAATAAACTTTAAGATATGGTTTCATAAGATTTAGTCCTTTCAGGAACCGCCTCATGAAGCCAGCCCGCGCCGTAGCCATCATTCATTCCGATTCCGACGTGGCTGGAAGCCTCCCAGACCTGTTCGCCGACCTCGGTATCCAGCTGGAAATTAACCCGGTGTCGGCAGGCTTGCCGGCTCCCGAGGCACTGGAATTGGCCGTGGTGATGGGAAGTCCGGAGTCGGCATACGACCACCGGCTGCCTTGGCTAGCCAGTGAGTTGGAATGGCTCCAGGCCGTTCAGGCGCGAGGCGTACCAACTCTAGGTATCTGTTTCGGCAGTCAGCTGCTGGCGCGTGCGCTGGGCGGCCAGGTCTATCGCAACGCCGCGCCAGAAATTGGCTGGACGCCGTTGGATACCCCCGATGGTTGGGCGCACAAGGGCCCGTGGTTGAACTTCCACTTTGACGCCTTCACCCCCCCGCCTGGTGCCACGCTCCTTGGCAAAACCGACTTGGCACCGCAGGCGTACCGAGTAGGTCGCGCCATGGGTGTTCAGTTCCATCCCGAGATCGATGCCCAGATGTTCGATACCTGGACTGCCTACTGGCGCGAAACGGAGGAGGGGAAACGATTCCTCGCGTCGGCCGGGGATCTGCCGGAGCGCATGCGTGCGGAAATTGAGGCCAGAGAGCCCGAAAACCGAGTGAACTGCAGAGAGTTGCTTCGCGACTTTCTTAGCCACATCTGAGGCTTACCTCAGTTAATTCTGGATCAGCCTCGTGTCAGTGCTTTTCCAGAGACAGCCAAGCGTTGCAGCACTACTACAAGAGGAAAAGACATGAGCAACCTGACCCGCTCCGAATGGGAGTCCAGAGCCAAAGCTTTGAAGATCGAAGGTCGAGCCTTCGTCAACGGCGAGTACACCGACGCATTTGATGGTGAGACTTTCGATTGCGTAAGCCCGGTGGATGGTCGTGTGCTCGTGGAGGTTGCCAGTTGCGACCAAGCAGATGCTGAGCAGGCTGTGGCGAATGCTCGCATCGTATTCGAGTCCGGCGTCTGGTCGCGCCTGGCGCCGGTCAAGCGCAAGGAAGTGATGATCCGCTTCGCCGACCTGATCGATGCCCATGCCGAAGAGCTGGCCCTGCTGGAAACCCTGGACATGGGCAAGCCGATCGGCGATTCGCTGAGCGTCGACGTCCCTTCCGCATCCCGCGCCATCCGTTGGAGCGGCGAGGCCATCGACAAGATCTACGACGAAGTCGCTGCCACCCCGCACAACGAGCTGGGTCTGGTGACCCGCGAGCCGGTGGGCGTGGTCGCTGCCATCGTGCCCTGGAACTTCCCCCTGCTGATGACCTGCTGGAAACTCGGCCCGGCGCTGTCCACCGGCAACTCGGTAGTCCTCAAGCCCTCCGAGAAGTCGCCGCTGACCGCCATCCGCCTGGCCCAGCTGGCCATCGAAGCCGGCATTCCGGCTGGTGTGCTCAACGTGCTGCCGGGCTTTGGCCACACAGTGGGCAAGGCCCTGGCCCTGCACATGGACGTGGACACCCTGGTGTTCACCGGCTCCACCAAGATCGCCAAGCAACTGATGATCTACGCCGGCGAATCAAACATGAAGCGTGTCTGGCTGGAAGCCGGCGGCAAGAGCCCGAATATCGTCTTTGCCGACGCGCCCGACCTCAAGGCCGCCGCCGAAGCCGCCGCTGGCGCCATCGCCTTCAACCAGGGCGAAGTCTGCACCGCCGGCTCGCGCCTGCTGGTCGAGCGCTCCATCAAGGACAAGTTCGTGCCCATGGTGGTCGAGGCCATCAAGTCCTGGAAACCGGGTCATCCGCTTGATCCGGCCACTAATGTTGGTGCTGTGGTCGATGTCCAGCAGCTCAACACCGTCTTGTCCTACATCCAGGCTGGCCATGACGACGGCGCCAAGCTGGTGGCCGGCGGCAAGCGCGTACTGGAAGAGACCGGCGGCACCTATGTCGAACCGACCGTCTTCGATGGCGTGGACAACGCCATGCGCATCGCCAAGGAAGAGATCTTCGGCCCGGTGCTGTCGGTCATTGCCTTCGACAGCGAAGAAGAAGCCGTCGCCATCGCCAACGACACCGTGTACGGCCTGGCCGCAGCGGTGTGGACGAGCAACCTGTCCCGTGCCCATCTGGTCGGCAAGGCCCTACGCGCCGGCAGTGTGTGGATCAACCAGTACGACGGCGGCGACATGACCGCGCCCTTCGGTGGTTTCAAGCAGTCCGGCAACGGTCGCGACAAGTCGCTGCACGCGTTCGACAAGTACACCGAGCTGAAAGCTACCTGGATCAAGCTGTAAGGAGCGAACCATGCCTTTGAACAACACTGTCTTGTTTCGCCAGCAGGCCTTCATTGATGGCGCTTGGGTAGATGCGGACAACGGCCAGAGCATCAAGGTCAACAACCCAGCAACCGGGGAGATCATCGGCACTGTCCCGAAGATGGGCGCAGCTGAAACGAGGCGGGCTATCGAGGCAGCTGATCGTGCTCTGCCCGCATGGCGTGAGCTGACGGCGAAGGAACGCGCTGGAAAGTTGCGCCGCTGGTTCGAACTGATGATGGCGAACCAGGAAGAACTGGCCCGCTTGATGACGATGGAGCAGGGCAAGCCCCTCGCTGAATCGCGCGGCGAGATTGCTTACGCCGCATCGTTCCTCGAATGGTTCGCGGAGGAAGGTAAACGCATCTACGGCGACACCATCCCGGGTCACCAGCCTGACAAGCGACTGCTGGTTCTCAAGCAGCCTATTGGGGTAACCGCTGCCATCACACCGTGGAACTTCCCTGCCGCGATGATCACGCGCAAGGCGGGGCCGGCCTTAGCTGCCGGCTGCACCATGGTGATCAAGCCCGCTTCGCAGACTCCTTTTTCGGCGTTGGCTATGGCTGCATTGGCCGAGCAGGCCGGCATTCCGCGTGGTGTGCTGAGCGTCGTCACCGGTAGCGCCGGCGAAGTCGGTAGTGAGCTGACCAGTAACCCGATTGTGCGGAAGCTATCGTTCACCGGTTCCACCGAGATCGGTCGCCAACTCATGGCCGAGTGTGCGAAGGACATCAAGAAGGTGTCGCTGGAGCTCGGCGGCAACGCTCCCTTCATTGTCTTCGACGACGCCGACCTGGATGCGGCCGTGGAGGGGGCGTTGGCCTCCAAATACCGGAATGCTGGTCAGACGTGCGTCTGTGCGAACCGCCTGTATGTCCAGGACAGCGTATACGACGCGTTCACCGACAAGCTCAAAGCGGCGGTGGCGAAACTTAAGATCGGCAATGGCCTCATGGACGGCGTGACCACGGGCCCACTCATCGATGAGAAGGCGATCGCGAAGGTGGAAGAGCACATCTCGGATGCGGTTGCGTTGGGTGCGCAAGTGGTCGCGGGCGGCAATAGCCTGGGTGGAAGCTTCTTCGAGCCAACCATCCTGGTGAATGTTCCGAAGAATGCCAAGGTCGCCAAGGAGGAAACTTTCGGGCCTCTCGCACCGCTCTTCCGCTTCACCGACGAGAGCGATGTGATCGCTCAAGCCAACGACACCGAGTTTGGCTTGGCCGCTTACTTCTACGCGCGTGACCTGAGCCGGGTATTCCGGGTTGGCGAAGCTTTGGAGTACGGCATTGTTGGAATCAATACCGGGATCATCTCGACAGAGGTAGCGCCCTTTGGCGGCATCAAAGCGTCCGGTATCGGGCGCGAAGGATCCAAGTACGGCATCGAGGACTATCTCGAGATCAAGTACCTCTGTCTAGGCGGCATCTAACCAAACCTCGAGCCTCGGTTCGAGGTGGTCGAGAGAGTGGAGTGTCGGCAGCGCTCTCTCGACCTTAATTTTGGATCGAGGCTCATCCTGAATGAATTCGGCCTAACCAGGCCCTGAGAGGAAGACATGAGCAACACCAACGAGTCCCTGATGCAGCGTCGCAATGAGGCAGTCGCCCGAGGCGTAAGCCAGATCCACCCCATCTTTGCCGAGCGCGCTGAGAACGCCAAAGTGTGGGACGTCGAAGGGCAGGAGTACCTCGATTTCGCAGGTGGCATTGCGGTGCTGAATACCGGCCATCTTCATCCGAAAGTGGTAGCGGCCGTGCAGGCTCAACTGAGCAAACTGACTCACACCTGCTTCCAGGTTTTGGCCTACGAGCCATACGTTGAGATCTGCGAGAAGCTCAACAAGCTGGTGCCGGGCGACTTTCCGAAGAAAACCTTGCTTGTGACGACCGGCGCTGAAGCGGTCGAGAACGCCATTAAAATCGCACGTGCCGCCACTGGCCGCACCGGTGTCATCGCGTTTACCGGTGCCTATCACGGACGGACGCTGATGACCCTCTCGCTGACCGGGAAAGTCGTGCCGTACTCCGCCGGCATGGGGCTCATGCCTGGTCAGG
This genomic window from Pseudomonas furukawaii contains:
- a CDS encoding FadR/GntR family transcriptional regulator; the protein is MNETTSARTASFMRLRQEGRTEEVVRRLIEVIDLGLFAEGEQLPSESELAMQFGVATVTLREALAYLRERGVIETRRGRNGGSFVCPPVEISEELLFSRLTEMSALELRDLCDEHIAISGTAARLAAKRSAPEHHTRLEHYISALGEASTRLERRRADARFHIEIAVAAQSVRLTHAEMSLQAEIGELLWIPIEGAQSPEAVQQEHRAIADAIVAGDTNLAGALAEAHVTRGIKRLIDLRLNLLAQEEE
- a CDS encoding substrate-binding periplasmic protein → MNLVNKDTLQEFRIICADLPAPPLFWKDDKGYRHGYESDLGRLLANTLGLPFSFAYHNWADFYPALQADQGEVILCGQGISEYRKTLADFTEPYAIFDEAVMVLRGSTVRSPADLAGKRVGAIANSLNMALAETFADCICVPFGGDSDDVLGDMVQALRDGTIDAFVDDDVALVPLAKEADLAIAFSVPTQNKWGIAVKKGNGQLLAQVNEALAAVKTNGQLEQIWRKWMPSLAYPFGDN
- a CDS encoding glutamine synthetase family protein gives rise to the protein MTALDLHREHNTSSSSAQELAARIRDAGVEYLYYQVVTLSGRVIAKVVPAKHLLRNLEKGVQFHRTAISDLQTSRSGELLGGGAQAAEFTALPDIDSFQVLPWDRSIGSFFCRLYEPDHRIENGGAPLATDARGHLIRTHEAFIKETGMRLKSGCEPEMTWFGEKLEVQVRPGASPAYHLGNLELMRPIYKRVMEYSTAMGLDMIEGDYEDPGQLELNWMFDSCELTADRLMTYRLICRQVAREFGVTASFMPKPSTGSMGNGCHHNVSLWKGDHNALAEPGRRELHLTEIGLHALGGMLSHAPGSMMIMASTVNSYKRFWDTGQFAPTRINWGMDNKTCTVRLSANGRLEYKLPDASVNPYLSHTLLLTAMLDGLRNKIDPGQSESKDSYVEGGSASGRLPLTLGEAVQAFDQDEVIRSALPTEMSKLYRDLKADEWARSCGVVTDWERKMYLDYLP
- a CDS encoding type 1 glutamine amidotransferase, with protein sequence MTSKALNICILENGQTPADLADDFGSYPAMIERWIAPFLPEATFTYVSPVQGEALPSPHTYDGYILSGSKYSAYERAPWMLSLMEFLQELKALQIPVFGICFGHQIMADAYGGQTTKAKQGWGVGAQLYEYVNDAGPKAAASYIFHQDQVTTLPPDSVCIGGSSHCRNGVLAYDFPALSVQYHPEFTADYIRALATKFRGSLLPDAVSEGALDSIECLEVDSSQIANWAASFFRKHAQR
- a CDS encoding flavodoxin domain-containing protein — translated: MKIQVLFGTETGNAEMVADDIVDALAHEVDISAADMSKFQASELTAETFYIIVCSTYGDGELPNSAQPFFAALNSEKPDLKGLRFAVFGLGDSFYATYNRGSEIIAEQLIALGGLQVGERGLHDASSGELPGDIAMQWAKEILSAL
- a CDS encoding FAD-dependent oxidoreductase gives rise to the protein MANPTVAIVGTGPSGCYVAQALRKEWPESEIVMLDRLPVPYGLVRYGVAPDHPGTKAVTRQFERLFERENIRFIGNLEIGKDLSLDDLRQAYDIVVLATGLYGDRKLGIPGDSLEQVYGAGRMTRLLNDHPDEIGFAPLLGKRTVIVGNGNVAIDLLRLFAKSHDEFEGSDISEESLAHLLTDPVESIDIVGRSPAALAKFDTVMIKELAKLNNVRFEIGSGSALTAAASPQEHAKIEAILSLRDTESKPGPQHKTVTFHFGWIPEEIHGEDNVQAITFISVDGADKRLRLKADSVITAIGFQERPETDLSRDALSGATADIDAGLLDRGLYCAGWFRRGPRGTIPENRADSKRVADAIVHAVAEGTLPIGKPGFIAIPDNVKTHLVSYEDWKRIDAEELQSAPGGRVRRKVRNKFDMLSIAQENTPGVQ
- a CDS encoding cytochrome P450 is translated as MSSSAPTTLEAAPYLDVADPSFSMRSQAVAEARAKSWFARTPYGIAVLRYDEVNALIRDQRLRQGSYAWPAHNKATGSFADWWVRMLLSREGADHSRLRRLANPAFSPKLVRKMTPEFQDMANELIDSFIDAGQCEFVSQFSEPYATQVICSLLGLPRSEWRGLAELAVDMGLALGVTFKQDEAKINAATDKMYGYAKMAVETLKQNGLGDDFLSMLVKANEEDKAALSDQELYDMIILAIFGGIDTTRNQIALAMDTFVQHPEQWKLLGEQPDLARAAVEEVMRVRPTVTWVTREALEDFNYQGLDIKKGTTVHLFSQAAGTDPNAFENPGFDITAKRQPHFGFGAGAHHCIGHFIARGDMTEALSLLAQRLHNPAYNGEVKWLPDSGNTGAITMPLKFDRGI
- a CDS encoding type 1 glutamine amidotransferase, translated to MKPARAVAIIHSDSDVAGSLPDLFADLGIQLEINPVSAGLPAPEALELAVVMGSPESAYDHRLPWLASELEWLQAVQARGVPTLGICFGSQLLARALGGQVYRNAAPEIGWTPLDTPDGWAHKGPWLNFHFDAFTPPPGATLLGKTDLAPQAYRVGRAMGVQFHPEIDAQMFDTWTAYWRETEEGKRFLASAGDLPERMRAEIEAREPENRVNCRELLRDFLSHI
- a CDS encoding aldehyde dehydrogenase; this translates as MSNLTRSEWESRAKALKIEGRAFVNGEYTDAFDGETFDCVSPVDGRVLVEVASCDQADAEQAVANARIVFESGVWSRLAPVKRKEVMIRFADLIDAHAEELALLETLDMGKPIGDSLSVDVPSASRAIRWSGEAIDKIYDEVAATPHNELGLVTREPVGVVAAIVPWNFPLLMTCWKLGPALSTGNSVVLKPSEKSPLTAIRLAQLAIEAGIPAGVLNVLPGFGHTVGKALALHMDVDTLVFTGSTKIAKQLMIYAGESNMKRVWLEAGGKSPNIVFADAPDLKAAAEAAAGAIAFNQGEVCTAGSRLLVERSIKDKFVPMVVEAIKSWKPGHPLDPATNVGAVVDVQQLNTVLSYIQAGHDDGAKLVAGGKRVLEETGGTYVEPTVFDGVDNAMRIAKEEIFGPVLSVIAFDSEEEAVAIANDTVYGLAAAVWTSNLSRAHLVGKALRAGSVWINQYDGGDMTAPFGGFKQSGNGRDKSLHAFDKYTELKATWIKL
- the gabD gene encoding NADP-dependent succinate-semialdehyde dehydrogenase; this encodes MPLNNTVLFRQQAFIDGAWVDADNGQSIKVNNPATGEIIGTVPKMGAAETRRAIEAADRALPAWRELTAKERAGKLRRWFELMMANQEELARLMTMEQGKPLAESRGEIAYAASFLEWFAEEGKRIYGDTIPGHQPDKRLLVLKQPIGVTAAITPWNFPAAMITRKAGPALAAGCTMVIKPASQTPFSALAMAALAEQAGIPRGVLSVVTGSAGEVGSELTSNPIVRKLSFTGSTEIGRQLMAECAKDIKKVSLELGGNAPFIVFDDADLDAAVEGALASKYRNAGQTCVCANRLYVQDSVYDAFTDKLKAAVAKLKIGNGLMDGVTTGPLIDEKAIAKVEEHISDAVALGAQVVAGGNSLGGSFFEPTILVNVPKNAKVAKEETFGPLAPLFRFTDESDVIAQANDTEFGLAAYFYARDLSRVFRVGEALEYGIVGINTGIISTEVAPFGGIKASGIGREGSKYGIEDYLEIKYLCLGGI